In Cloacibacterium caeni, a single window of DNA contains:
- the murD gene encoding UDP-N-acetylmuramoyl-L-alanine--D-glutamate ligase, producing MKVVILGGGESGVGAAILAKTKGLEVFLSDKGEIKESYKKVLVENGIEFEEKNHDEERILAADWVIKSPGVPKKAEMVQKIKAKGIRLSSEIEFGAEFTNAKIIAITGSNGKTTTTSLIYHILKNDNLNVGLGGNIGKSFAMQVAQENFDYYVLEVSSFQLDDIQNFRPYISLLLNLSPDHLDQYNYNYEEYALAKFRIAENQENDNYFIYNKDDEMSQKLLQEIDLRVKQIPFSMKEKLEEGGYTEEEKIVVKLHDEFSMKIEDLSLMGTHNVANSLAASIASKLLNISNESIRNSLMTFQAVEHRLEGVAEINGVKFINDSKATNVNATYYALESMKTPTVWIVGGTDKGNDYTEIEDLVKRKVKAIVCLGLDNSKIIEFFKDKKDIIVDTSSMEEAVKTAKSLAEKGDTVLLSPCCASFDLFNNYEHRGQLFKEEVLKNN from the coding sequence ATGAAAGTCGTAATTCTAGGAGGAGGAGAAAGTGGAGTGGGCGCTGCAATTTTGGCTAAAACAAAAGGTTTGGAAGTTTTTCTTTCAGACAAAGGCGAAATTAAAGAGAGTTACAAAAAAGTTTTGGTAGAAAACGGAATCGAGTTTGAAGAAAAAAACCACGATGAAGAAAGAATTCTAGCTGCAGATTGGGTTATAAAATCTCCAGGAGTTCCTAAGAAAGCTGAAATGGTTCAAAAAATCAAAGCAAAAGGAATCAGACTTTCTTCGGAGATAGAATTCGGTGCAGAATTTACCAATGCCAAAATCATCGCCATCACAGGAAGTAATGGGAAAACTACTACTACATCGCTCATTTATCACATTCTGAAAAATGACAACTTGAATGTAGGTTTAGGTGGAAACATCGGCAAAAGTTTCGCAATGCAAGTTGCGCAAGAGAATTTTGACTATTATGTGTTAGAAGTAAGCAGCTTCCAATTAGATGATATTCAGAATTTTAGACCTTACATTTCTTTATTGTTGAATTTGAGTCCAGACCATCTTGACCAATACAATTACAACTACGAAGAATACGCTTTGGCAAAATTCAGAATTGCCGAAAATCAAGAAAATGACAATTATTTCATCTACAATAAAGATGATGAAATGAGTCAAAAACTGCTTCAAGAAATAGATTTAAGAGTGAAGCAAATTCCTTTCTCTATGAAGGAAAAATTAGAAGAAGGAGGTTATACAGAAGAGGAAAAAATTGTGGTAAAACTTCACGATGAGTTTTCTATGAAAATAGAAGATTTATCTCTGATGGGAACGCATAATGTTGCCAATAGTTTAGCTGCTTCTATCGCTAGTAAATTATTGAATATCAGCAATGAGAGCATTAGAAATTCTCTAATGACTTTCCAAGCGGTAGAACACAGATTAGAAGGTGTGGCAGAAATTAATGGTGTAAAATTCATTAACGATTCTAAAGCAACCAATGTAAACGCTACCTACTATGCTTTAGAAAGCATGAAAACACCAACGGTTTGGATTGTAGGTGGAACAGACAAAGGAAATGATTATACAGAAATAGAAGATTTAGTAAAAAGAAAAGTAAAAGCGATTGTTTGTCTTGGATTGGATAATTCTAAAATCATAGAATTTTTCAAAGACAAAAAAGACATTATCGTAGATACTTCTAGCATGGAAGAAGCGGTGAAAACTGCGAAATCTCTAGCAGAAAAAGGTGATACCGTTTTACTTTCTCCTTGTTGTGCAAGTTTTGATTTATTCAATAACTATGAACATAGAGGACAATTATTTAAAGAAGAAGTTTTAAAAAACAATTAA
- the mraY gene encoding phospho-N-acetylmuramoyl-pentapeptide-transferase yields the protein MLYYLYEYLTNHGIHIPGLNLLKYISFRAAFAVLLSLLIALVYGKKIINYLRNKQMGELVRDLGLEGQKQKEGTPTMGGFIIIFATIIPVLLFTKFNIYVLLLIVSMLWMGAIGFIDDYLKKIKKNKDGLSGIFKIIGQVGLGLIVGVTMYFHPDITIKRKYADAHEINRTSVSQNFAPAERETISTVPFMKNNEFDYSKILFWMDESSQEEWAWIIFIPLVIFIVTAVSNGANITDGIDGLAAGTSVVILGTLAFFAYLSGNIIFADYLNIMFLPNMGETTIFAVALIGATIGFFWYNTYPAQVFMGDTGSLMLGGVIAVLAIILRKELLIPVLCGIFLIENLSVMLQVAVFKYRKKKYGLEYAQNNRLFKMSPLHHHYQKSGFHESKIVNRMIIIGVMLAIICLITLKIR from the coding sequence ATGCTATACTATCTATACGAATATCTTACCAATCACGGAATTCACATTCCTGGATTAAACTTACTGAAATACATCTCTTTCAGAGCGGCTTTTGCTGTGCTTTTGTCATTGCTGATTGCTCTGGTTTATGGTAAAAAAATCATCAATTATCTGCGCAACAAACAGATGGGAGAATTGGTAAGAGATCTCGGGTTAGAAGGACAAAAACAAAAAGAAGGTACACCTACAATGGGAGGTTTCATTATCATTTTTGCCACCATTATTCCTGTGCTTTTATTTACAAAATTTAATATTTATGTTCTTCTGTTAATTGTTTCTATGCTTTGGATGGGCGCCATCGGTTTTATAGATGATTATCTCAAAAAAATAAAGAAAAATAAAGACGGATTAAGCGGGATTTTTAAAATTATTGGTCAAGTTGGTTTAGGACTAATCGTAGGAGTTACCATGTATTTTCATCCAGACATTACCATCAAAAGAAAATATGCTGATGCTCACGAAATCAATAGAACAAGCGTTTCTCAAAACTTCGCTCCAGCCGAAAGAGAAACCATTTCTACTGTTCCATTTATGAAAAATAATGAATTTGACTACAGCAAAATTCTTTTCTGGATGGACGAATCTTCACAAGAAGAATGGGCTTGGATTATTTTTATTCCACTGGTAATTTTCATTGTGACCGCTGTTTCTAATGGAGCCAATATTACAGACGGAATTGATGGACTTGCTGCAGGAACGAGTGTGGTAATTTTAGGAACACTTGCCTTTTTTGCCTACCTCTCAGGAAACATCATTTTCGCTGATTATCTGAATATTATGTTCCTTCCGAACATGGGAGAAACCACCATTTTCGCAGTTGCTCTAATTGGAGCAACCATAGGATTTTTCTGGTACAACACTTATCCAGCTCAAGTTTTCATGGGTGACACTGGTAGTTTAATGTTAGGAGGTGTAATTGCAGTTTTGGCAATTATCTTAAGAAAAGAATTATTGATTCCAGTTTTATGCGGGATTTTCTTAATCGAAAATCTTTCAGTAATGCTGCAAGTAGCGGTTTTTAAATACAGAAAGAAAAAGTACGGATTAGAGTACGCTCAGAATAACAGATTGTTTAAAATGTCTCCACTTCATCACCATTATCAGAAAAGTGGTTTCCATGAAAGCAAAATTGTTAACAGAATGATTATCATAGGAGTTATGTTGGCAATTATCTGTTTAATAACACTGAAAATTAGATAA